The following proteins are encoded in a genomic region of Dasypus novemcinctus isolate mDasNov1 chromosome 21, mDasNov1.1.hap2, whole genome shotgun sequence:
- the LOC131274974 gene encoding leucine-rich repeat-containing protein 37B-like: MPPQLKSRSHTAALNQAEDNQSFETVVPPLEDSQSSKSAKFIASPSNLKKDLAHHHQLAKIGNSDQLAKTLQDQSYESDLLDPSLDIFYPPDGLPLDFLENLDELSESPEEAELSPHEWEIQTQHLEPAEELEQSQTQQEAPAEHPEPPEKVEPSPAQQETPAQSSDTLEGAELPAGQLEAPAQPSEAPEEAELPPVQPYDPAQPSEAHEEAEPPPFQLEAPAQPPEPEREAARQPPGNLVTVKHPDLDEAHFSNFPNVTLKPVDLQLTVTPEATSAGTSTEQEVPAQRPELAYEGEPSPGQQEGPAQLPGPSEDVETSPAQPEAPAQQSEPSEQVEPSPVEQEASAQPLEPAEQVESAPGQQEASAQSL; this comes from the coding sequence ATGCCTCCTCAACTCAAAAGTAGGAGTCACACTGCAGCTTTGAATCAGGCTGAAGATAACCAGTCATTTGAAACAGTTGTTCCACCTTTAGAGGACAGTCAGAGTTCAAAATCAGCTAAGTTTATTGCTTCACCCTCAAACCTGAAGAAAGATCTAGCTCACCATCATCAGCTTGCTAAGATTGGAAATTCAGATCAATTAGCAAAAACTCTTCAAGATCAATCCTATGAGTCTGATCTTCTAGATCCAAGTCTGGACATATTTTATCCTCCAGATGGCCTACCTCTGGACTTCCTAGAGAACTTAGATGAGCTTTCAGAGTCCCCTGAGGAGGCTGAACTTTCCCCACATGAGTGGGaaatccaaactcagcatctaGAGCCTGCTGAGGAGCTAGAACAATCTCAAACCCAACAGGAAGCCCCAGCTGAGCATCCAGAGCCCCCTGAGAAAGTAGAACCATCTCCAGCCCAGCAGGAGACCCCAGCCCAGTCCTCAGACACCCTTGAGGGGGCTGAACTTCCTGCAGGCCAGCTGGAGGCCCCAGCACAGCCCTCGGAGGCCCCTGAGGAGGCTGAACTTCCTCCAGTCcagccatatgacccagcacaACCCTCAGAGGCACATGAGGAGGCTGAACCTCCTCCATTCCAGCTGGAGGCCCCAGCTCAGCCTCCAGAGCCGGAAAGGGAGGCTGCACGTCAACCTCCAGGGAATCTTGTGACTGTTAAACATCCAGATCTGGATGAAGCTCATTTTTCAAACTTTCCCAATGTCACACTCAAACCTGTAGATCTACAGCTTACTGTAACTCCAGAAGCCACTAGTGCTGGAACTTCAACAGAGCAGGAGGTCCCAGCTCAGCGTCCAGAGCTCGCTTATGAGGGTGAACCTTCTCCAGGCCAGCAAGAAGGCCCAGCTCAACTTCCAGGGCCCTCTGAGGACGTGGAAACTTCTCCAGCCCAACCGGAAGCCCCAGCTCAACAATCCGAGCCGTCTGAACAGGTGGAACCTTCTCCAGTAGAGCAGGAAGCATCAGCTCAGCCACTGGAACCTGCTGAACAGGTTGAAAGTGCTCCAGGTCAGCAAGAGGCCTCAGCTCAGTCTCTGTAG